The genomic DNA CTTTGTCGCCCACTGGACCATTGGGGTTACCCGGCCGCGCTTTCCAGCGTGTGGATGAAGGTCGCAATCTGCTGGTCAGTGCGAAGCGGCGTGACCCGATCGTCACCGAGCCCAGATCGCCGGCGGCCCAGAGCGCGAACACCTTCGCGCGGCTGATCCCGCCCAGCTTGGTGGACGTTGCCTTCCAATCGTTCAACCAGTTGCTCACCGCTGGATGATCTGACGCTTATTCGACGGGAGGCCGCTGTGCCGCGCCGGGGACCGGCAGTAGTCACCGAATGTTCATCGAGCTCCGCCCACATCGTGCCCACTATCTGCCCACAGTTACAGATATCTGGCGTCATCTCTGGTGATGTATTTCGGCAGTTCACGGGCATCACGGCAGGTCGAAACCACCCCGATTTATGTTTCAAATCCCTCCGCCACCGCCATAGAGCCCCTCACCTGTCACCGCAGGTGAGGGGCTTTTTTGCGTGCCAGAAACCACAACGGCCAGGCACCCGATCGGGTGCCTGGCCTTTGGTGAGGACGAACTAGCGACCGAAGGTGAAGGCCGATCCGCCGCCGAAGTTGGAGCCGCCGACCGGGGTCGCGACGCCGGCACCGGAGTTGGTGCCGGCCTGGACGCCGTCGGGGCCGATCTCGCCGGAGGTGCCGGTGTTGAAGCCGCTGCCGCCGACCGGGGTGTTGACGGCCGCGCCGCCGCCGGTACCGGCGCCGAACGTCGGGATGAAGTCGGCCGGGGCGGGCGCGGCGAACTCGTTGGAGGCGCCGGCGTTGAAGCCACTGCCACCGAACGGCGTGTTCACACCGGCGCCGCCGCCCGCGTTGGCGCCGCCGCCGAAGTTCGGGATGAAGTCAACCGGGTTGGGCACGTTGAAGTCGGTGGACGCGCCGGTGTTGAAGTTGCTGCCGCCGATCGGGGTGTTGATCGCCGCACCGGTGTTGGTGTCGAAGCCCGCGCCACCGAAGCCGGCGTCGGTGCCCGTGGCGGTGTTGAATTCACCGCCGCCGAGCGGGGTGTTCACACCGGCGCCGCCGCCCGCGTTGCTCGACGCGTCGAAGGGCTGCCAGAACGGGTTCTCCACGCCGAAGCCGGCGCCACCACCGGCGTTGCCGTTGCCGATCGGGGTAGCGACCGCGGCGCCGGTTTCACCGGAAACCTCGTCGTCGGCCCAAGCCGGAGCCGCGACGGCGAGCGGGACCAGCGCCAGGGCCGATGCCGCAGCAAATCCGATCAAACGTCCTGAGTTGCGCATTAGTGATACTCCAATCATGGTTCTCTCGCGTGTGGCCAGGTGAACCTACTGGGTCGTACTCGGTTCCTCCGACCACTACCCTGGTATCGCCGGCCACGGCGCATCCGTTACAGCAGTGAACCAGTCGGTTGACATACAGCTGTTTGCTATCAGTCTCGATTCAGTCACTGATGCTGTGAATATGCTGGCAATATCTGCTCACGATGAACTTGCTGGTAGCCGAGCAACTATTCGTCGAGCAAAACCGCGGCCGCGTACCACTGGCACAGCAGCAGCGCCATCTCGACGTCCAGCCGGTCGTCGCCGAGCGGCCGTCCCCGACGCTCGAGCGCCCGCCCGACGCGGTACTTGACGGTGTTGAAATGCACCACCAACTCGTCGGCCGCGGCAGTGTAGCTACCTCCGTGCCGGAGGAACACCTGCAGGGTCTCCCGCAGGCGGGCGTCATTGGCGCCGGCCCCGGCCAGCGGCCCGAGAACCGTGTGGACGAACTCCCGAGCGTCGTCCTGGTTCTCGCCCATCAGCGCGGCCGCGGCGAACCCTGGGTCGTCGGCCGCGGTGACGCCGGTCAGGTCGGCCGTCACCGCGACGCTGTGCGCGCGCAGGGCCTGCCGGTGCGACCGGCGGAAGCCGTCGACGCCCGGCAGTGGGGTGCCGACGGCGACGGCAGGGGCGCTGGGATGGGAGTCCGTGAACTGCCGCAGCTGTGCCGACGCGCCGGGTCCGGTCGCGCCGGACAACGGCAGCCAGCCCCAGCCGGTCCGCTGGTCGGCCGCCGTGAACAGCGGACTGCCCTGCGTACCAACATGTTCGGCGGCCGCGCGCAGAAACTGTTCGAGTTTGGCCAACGCATCATCGTGCCCGGTGACGTGCCCGCCACCCGTCGGCCACCACAACACGACGCCCAGATGGTGACGGCGCATCGGATAGCGGATCGCGGCCGTGATGGCCTCGGGGTCAGAGTCGTTGCCCGACAACACTTCCCGCACCCGCAGCGCCTGCGTGCTGTTGCGGTTCGCGAGCCAGCGGTCGCGCTCGTCCTCGTAGACCGTGACGACCTGCTGGGAAATCCAGTCGATGTAGCGGAACGTCACCGACGTCAGCCGTTCGAAGAAGGCCAGGCTCGTCTGCGGTGCGAGCCCGGCCTGATTGATCTCTTCGCTCGCGACGTCGAGCACCAGCGCGTGGCCGATGCGGTAGGCGCGGGTGAGGGCGTTCATCGGCACGCCGCGCTGCGCGAGCCGGCGGGCGTACTCGAGGGCTGCGGTGGGCGCTTCGATGTTCTCCAGAGATATGTCGTAGCGCAGCGCGTGGAATATGGTCTCGACGTTGCCGCCGACACTGGCACGGAGTAGCTCGATGATCTCGGGATCACCGCGCAGCTCGGTGATATCGCTGGCCAGGCGGTGCCCGACGGAGCGCGCGACCTCGGCCTGGCGGGCGATGAGCCGGGTCATGATCGTGGTGTTGGCCTCGCTGACCGCCGGATCCATGAGCCGACTGTAGAGCCAAAGTTTGTGCTCAACATACAAATCATCCGACAAAGTTGATCGGCGCACGACGGAGTGGCGCACGCCACAGACTTCTACTTTTATGACATGAACCTCGCCACCCTGCCCGACCGTCGCGCTGCCGCGGCGCCGCACGCACCGGCCGTCGCCGACGATCAGACCGACCTCGACAATGCCGCATTCCTCGATGTCGTCCAGCGCGCCGCCGGGGCGCTGCGCCAGCGCGGTGTGCGCGCCGGCGACGTCGTCGGCATCATGCTCCCCAACCGCGCGGCATTCGTCGTCGCGCTGTTCGCCACCTGGCGACTCGGCGCCGTCGCGACACCCATCAGCCCGACCCTGGTAGCCGCCGAAGTCGCCTACCAGGTGGCCGACGCCGGCGCCGTCGTGCTCGTCGTCGACCGTGACGTAGAAACCACAGCCGCCGTTCTTCACGTCGACGACATGGGTGGCGAGCCCCGCACGGCCGAGCCGGTGACCGGCAACGGCGACGACCTGGCCCTGCTGATCTACACCAGCGGCA from Mycolicibacterium phocaicum includes the following:
- a CDS encoding PucR family transcriptional regulator, with the protein product MDPAVSEANTTIMTRLIARQAEVARSVGHRLASDITELRGDPEIIELLRASVGGNVETIFHALRYDISLENIEAPTAALEYARRLAQRGVPMNALTRAYRIGHALVLDVASEEINQAGLAPQTSLAFFERLTSVTFRYIDWISQQVVTVYEDERDRWLANRNSTQALRVREVLSGNDSDPEAITAAIRYPMRRHHLGVVLWWPTGGGHVTGHDDALAKLEQFLRAAAEHVGTQGSPLFTAADQRTGWGWLPLSGATGPGASAQLRQFTDSHPSAPAVAVGTPLPGVDGFRRSHRQALRAHSVAVTADLTGVTAADDPGFAAAALMGENQDDAREFVHTVLGPLAGAGANDARLRETLQVFLRHGGSYTAAADELVVHFNTVKYRVGRALERRGRPLGDDRLDVEMALLLCQWYAAAVLLDE